Part of the Caldisericia bacterium genome is shown below.
ATCTAATTATCCTAACAACCGACACACCAGATATTGTTACGCCACCCACTGGACCCATTATTCAGCACAAGTTGGGAGCAAAAAATGCAGCAGCTTTTGATGTGAATGCTGCATGCACAGATGCTGTGATTGGTATGACCATCGCCTCTCAACATATAATGCTTGATCCAGAGATAAACAATGCTCTTGTTGTTGCATCCTATGGAATGAGTAAATGGCTTGATTGGGATAACAAGGTTCTTGCACCAATGTTTGGAGATGGAGCATCTGCAGTGATACTCACAAAATCCAGTGAGCCAGGTTATATAGCTTCAACAATGATAACTGATGGACAGTACTGGGATTCCTATGGAATATATGTGGGAACAAAGTATCCAATAACCAAAGAGATGGTGGAGAAAAAAGAACATCTTCTAAGGTTTCATCCAAACTTCCACAAGTATCCACCAGATGTAAACTATGCCAATTGGCCCAATCTGGTAAAAAAGGCATGCAAAAAAGCTGGAATTTCTGTTGAGGACCTCAATATGGTTTTATTTACACAGGTGAGACTGTCAGATATTGAGGAAACAATGAAAAGGCTCGAACTTCCTCTTACAAGGACTCACTGGATAATGGATAAGTTTGGTTATACAGGATCAGCTTGTGTTTTTATGGCTCTTTATGATGCACTCAAGGAGGGTAAGATCAAAAAGGGAGATTATGTTGCATTTTGCACCTCAGGAGCAGGATATGTAATGTCAGCTTCTGTATTTAAGTGGGTTTAGGGAGGAAAAATGGATAGAGTAAAGGATAAAGTAATAATAATTACAGGCGGTGCTGGAGGGATAGGAAAGGAAACTGCAAAACTTCTTGCAAAAGAGGGTGCGAAAGTTGTTATATTTGATATCAATGAAGATAGACTCACTGAAGCAAAGAAAGAAATTGAAAAATACGGAATAGTGAAAGCGATTAAAGCTGATGTGACAGATTTCAAGAGTGTGTCAGATGCAGTTAATAAAGTTTATGAAAAATTTGGAAAAATTGATGTTCTCATAAATAATGCAGGAATTACAAGAGATGGTTTCTTAAGCAAGATGGATTTAGAGGACTGGAATAAGGTTATAGCGGTAAATCTTACTGGGGTATTCAACACAACAAAGGCAGTTGTACCTTACATGCTTGAGAGAGGAAAGGGAAACATTATAAGTATATCCTCTGTTGTTGGAGTTTATGGAAACATTGGTCAAACAAACTATGCAGCAAGCAAAGCTGGAATAATCGGAATGACAAAAACATGGGCAAAGGAACTTGGAAGGAAGGGAATAAGAGCAAACGCAGTGGCTCCAGGTTTCATAAAAACAGAGATGACAGCAAAAGTTCCTGAGAAAGTTATAAATATTATGATTGAGAAAACACCACTTGGTAGAATGGGAGAACCAGAGGATGTTGCAAATCTTCTCCTTTTCCTATCTTCTGATGAATCATCATTTATAAATGGACAAGTTATTGGAGTTGATGGAGGATTAATTCCCTGATGGAGAGAACATTAAGGGGAAAAAGGACGAGGGAAAAGATACTGGAAAGTGCCATAGCTACCTTTAAAGAGAATGGCTTTAAAAAGGCATCCATCAAAAAAATTGCTGAAAGGGTAGGCCTTTCCAATGCAAGCATCTACAGATACTTTAAAAACAAAGAAGAGATATACTTTGCCCTTGTCAAAAGATTTGAGGATGGTTTGATTGAAAAGATAAAGGAGGAGAAAAGAGGGAAAACTACACTGGAATTGATAAAGAGTATACTTCTCTCATACATAAATTACATAAGAGAAAACACAACACTCTATGACATCTTTCGTGAAGTGGAATTTGTAAATAAAGACCTTGTAAGGGATTTCTACAAAAAACTCATTAATGAGATAGAGAATGTCCTTAAGGAGAAGACCAAAAAGAATATAGATCTTGAGACTCTATCCTTTTCAATTCTTGGTAGTGTTTACTTCATAGTCATAAACTATCTCATATGGGATGGTAAAGAGATAGAGAATAAGAAGCTTGAAGCAGCTTTTAATTTGATAGAGAGTGGAATTGATAGGAGAGGAGATTTTAAGCCATACATTGTTGAGGAAAGAGAGATAAAAGAAAAGAACGACGAAATTCTAACAAAGGGAGAGGAAACAAAAAGAAAGATCCTTTCATCAGCAGAAAAACTTTTCGGGGAAAAAGGATACTCAGAAACTCAGATAATGGATATTGCAAGAGAATCCGGAATAGGCCTTGGCACAATCTATCTCTATTTCAACAGCAAAAAGGAAATACTATGGGAGCTTGTAAGGTACATAAACTACTTACTGAGAAGAAAATCGTGGGAATACACAAAGGATTTTAATGATAGAAGAGAGATTGAAAATGCTGGTTTTCAAGCATTCTTTCATCTCTTCAGAAACATAAGCAATGACTACAGAATAGTGAGAGAAGCAGAATTTGTTGATAGAGAGATTGGTGCATGGTACTACAAGAGACTTCTGTCTCCATACAAAAAGGGACTTGAAATAGGAATGAAGTTTGGAGAAATTATAAAAACCGATCCAGAAGCTCTGGCTTTATCCCTGATGGGGATAGGTCACTGTGTTGGAATGAAATGGTTTGTTCTTGAAGAGGGTAAGGATATGAGTAAGAGGGCAACATTAACCACACTTAATTTCATCATGCATGGATTGAAAGGGGTATTAAAGGAGGAGGTATGAATGTAAAAGAAATTTATAAAAGGAAATTGGTCTCCATTGAAGAGGCATTGAGTAAAATTAAATCAAATGATACTGTTGTTGTTGCCCTTGGACCTTCGCAACCGCCAGGACTTCTATCGCATCTTCACCTAATCAAGGATAGAGTTGAAAATGTAAAACTTATAACCTGTCTCTTACTGAGGGAGTATGAATTTTACAGATTTGTTGACAAAGAAAATGCACCATTTAAAATGGAAAGCTGGTATCTTGGAGCCTTTGAGAGAGATTTATACAAAAAGGGAAAAATAACATACATACCAAACAACCTTCACGCTGCGGGAACTGACAAAATAGATAGTGAAAAGATAGATGTCTTTATCGGTACAGGAACACCGGTTGACGAAAAGGGATTTCTATCTCTGTCTCTATCTTTAGTGTACGAGAAGGAGATGATTGAGAAGGCAAAGACAGTGATAATAGAGATAAATGAGAATCTTCCAAGGACATTTGGTGATACACAGCTGAACATAGAGTATGTTGATTATTTTGTAGAGTACAACTCACCACTTTTAGAATTTCCATCCATTGAACCAACAGAAGTTGAAAAGAGAATAGGTGAAAACATTTCAGAGCTTATTGAGGATGGTTCAACTCTTCAACTTGGAATCGGGGGAATACCAAATGCAATTACAAAATTCCTGGTAGATAAAAGGGATTTAGGAATACACACTGAGATGTTAACAGATGGAATGGTTGACCTGTTTTACAAAGGTGTAATTACGAATCAGAGAAAAAGTGTATGGAAGGGAAAAATGGTTGGAACTTTCGCCATGGGAACAAAAAAACTCTATGATTTTATAGACAACAACATCTCAATAGAACTCTTAAGGGGCTCTGTTGTAAATGATCCATACATAGTTTCAAAGAATGAAAAGATGGTAAGTATAAATACATCCTTAATGGTTGATCTCTCAGGACAGGTGTGTTCAGAATCCTTTGGTGTGAAACAATACACAGGGACAGGTGGTCAACTTGATACACACAGAGGGGCGGTTTTATCAAAGGGAGGAAAGGGAATAATTGCTCTTCGTTCAACGGTGAAGAATGAAACCATATCAACAATTGTCCCAGCCCTTCCAGAGGGAAGCTACATAACTGTTCCAAGACAGGATGTTGACTACGTTGTAACAGAGTATGGAGTGGCTCATTTGAGGGGTAAAAGTGTAAGGGATAGAGCTCTATCCCTTATAAAGATTGCTCATCCAAAGTTTAGGGAGAAGCTTCTATTTGAGGCAAAAAAATTAAACATTGTTTAGGAGGAGATATGGTTGACGTTTTTTTAAGTGCGCCCTTTAGAACTCCTGTGGGAAAATTTGGAGGAAGTTTAAAGGATATACCAGCTCCAAAACTGGGAGGATTTGTAATAGAAAAGATTCTTGAAACAACAAATCTTGAACCGGATATCTTTGATGATGTGGTTATGGGGAATGTGATTCTTGCGGGAGAGAAGATGAATCCTTCAAGACAGGCAGCAATCTTTGGTGGAGTATCAGAAAAAGTTCCAGCAATGACTGTAAATAGAGTGTGTGGATCTGGACTTCAGGCAATTATTACTGGGATACAGGAAATACAATCTGGTTTCTCAAGAATTGTAATTGCAGGTGGAATGGAAAACATGGACCAAGCTCCATATCTAATCATGAAAGGGAGGTGGGGATATAGACTTGGAGACTCCACAATCTATGATGCTATAACAAGAGATGGGTTAAACGATGCCTTCTACGATAAACATTCTGGATTCCTTACAGATGAATACCTTGTTCCGAAGTACAAAATTACAAGAGAAGAACAGGACAGATTTGCCCTTGAAAGTCATAGAAAGGCAAAAAGGGCAATTGAGGAGGGAAGATTTAAAGACCAGATTGTTCCAGTGAAATTAAAGGATGGTGTGTTTGAAGTGGATGAAACTGTAAGATTTGATACCTCCCTTGAAAAACTTTCAAGATTAAAACCAGTCTTTAAAAAGGATGGAACAATCACTGCTGGAAATGCACCTGGTTTAAATTCAGGTGCAGCGGCAATGATTATTTCAGATGAAGATACTTTAAGAAAATATGCCCTTCCAGTCTTTGGAAAAGTAATTTCATACTCAATCAAAGCAGTTGATCCAAAATACTTTGGAATTGCACCGGTGTATGCCATAAGAGACTCTCTTGAGAAAGCAAATCTTACAATTTCAGATATTGATCTTTTTGAAATCAACGAAGCTTTTGCTGCAATTGCCATTGCAATAAAGAAGGAACTTAACATACCGGATGAGAAGTTGAATGTAAATGGAGGAGCAATTGCTCTTGGGCATCCTATTGGTGCCACTGGAGCGATCCTTACTGTGAAACTCCTCCATGAGTTAAAAAGGAGTGGTAAAAAACTGGGGCTTGTTTCCCTCTGTATAGGGGGAGGACAGGCAATTTCACTAATACTTAAAAAAATTTAAAAGGAGGTTAAGTATGAAAAAGCTTTTGGCAGTGATTTTAGTGGTATCTCTTGCTCTACTGGGTTCCATTGCTCTCATTGGCTCAGTGAGAGCAGGAGCAGAGATCTCCATCGTTATGAAAATTGGAGAGAAGAAGTATATGGTTAACGGTGTTGAGAGGGAGATGGATGTTGCTCCATTCATAGAAAATGGAAGAACCCTTGTACCAATCAGATTTGTCATTGAAGCACTTGGTGGTGAAGTAGGATGGGACGGAGTCTTAAGAAAGGTAACTGTTAAGATAGAGGGAAAGACCATTGAACTCTTCATTGGGAAAAAGGAAGTATATGTGAATGGCAAGAAAATGGTAATTGATGTTGCTCCAAAGATTGTTCCTCCTGGAAGAACGATGGTTCCTCTTCGCTTTATTTCAGAAACTGCAGGATACTTTGTATTCTACGATGCCTTTGGAAGACAGGTTTATATACAATCAAAACTTATTCCAAGAAAAATTCCAGGTGTCACAGATAAGGAGATAAAGATTGGAGCCTTTGCGGCACTTTCAGGTCCTGTTGCTCCCATTGGAATTGAATTTGTAAAAGGTTACAAAACCTATTACAACTACATAAACGACAATGGTGGAATATACGGAAGAAAGATTAAACTCATTGTTGAGGATGACCAATTCAATCCAGCAAAAACCATTGCAGCGGTAAAGAGAATGGTTGAGGTGGATAAGGTTTTTGCAATAGTTGGTGGGCTTGGAACTCCAGGATGCCTTGCAGTAATGGATTATCTAAATGAAAATAAGGTTCCATTTGTATATCAGGGAAGTGGATCAAGTAAGCTTGCATATCCACCAAAGAAGTATATCTTTGCAGTCCAGCCAAACTTTACAAATGAAGGCCAGATAATGGCAAAGTATGTTGTTGAGGAGTTAAAGGCAGATAAAATTGCGGTAATCTATGAAACAGATGATATTGGAACAGAGGGATTGAATGGCGTAAAGAAGGGTCTTGAAAAGTATGGCAAGAAGCCTGTAATAGAGGTTGGTTTTAGCCCAACGGAAGTTGATTTAACATCGTATGTACTAAAATTAAAACAGGCAAAACCTGATGTTGTTATAATGTATGCCCTTCTTAAACCTGCATCAATAATCCTTAAAACAGCTTACTCGCTGGGACTTAAGACAAAGTTTGTAACAACATATCCCAATGCAGATCCACTGCTTATAACCCTTGCTGGAAAAGAAGCTGCAGAGGGAACATATGTATCAGCATGGGTATTTACAGACTTAAAGGATCCAGGAGTTAAAAAGTTCTATGAGATATGGGATAAGTATCATCCAGGAGAAATTCCAAGCGCCTATGCCATAGCAGGCTGGATTGCAGGAGAGGTCTTTGTTGAAGGATTGAGAAGGGCTGGCTCTCCTCCAACAAGAGAGAGACTTGTTTGGGCACTTGAAACATTCAAGCACTGGTCAGGAATGCTTGCAAAAGATATAACATACGCTCCAAATGATCGTTCTGGAAAGAAGTCAATGTACTTCATGCAGGTAAAGGATGGTATGTGGACAAAAGTTTCAGATTGGATTTCCATTGGCGATTAAGAAATTTTAGAAGGGGAGGGTTCCCTCCCCTTCTAAAGGAGGAAGCATGGGTGAACTAAATATTAAGAATCTAACAGTGAAATTTGGTGGAGTAACGGCGGTAAAGAATCTCTCAATAAGGATAAAGGAGGATGAGATTCACTCCCTTATAGGTCCAAATGGTGCAGGAAAGACAACTGTTTTCAATACCATAAGTAGAATAGTTAACCCCCAATCAGGCGAGATCTACTATAATGGAACAAATATACTGGCTGAATCTCCTCACTCCATAATTCAACTGGGAATAGGAAGGACATTCCAGAATCTCATGCTCTTTAAATTTTTGAATGTATTGGAAAATATGCTTATAGGTTATCACAGGTGGATTAAAACAAATATCTTTGAGGAGTTTTTAAGCACAAAGAGGGTAAAAAATTTTGATAAAGAGGGTATAGAGAAGGCAATAAAAATAGCTG
Proteins encoded:
- a CDS encoding ketoacyl-ACP synthase III; translation: MEKRFAKIAGVGMYLPEKIITNEELSKRLGYDVTEYLSGIKLRHISAPDESASDMAVEAAKVALKEANMNPEDLDLIILTTDTPDIVTPPTGPIIQHKLGAKNAAAFDVNAACTDAVIGMTIASQHIMLDPEINNALVVASYGMSKWLDWDNKVLAPMFGDGASAVILTKSSEPGYIASTMITDGQYWDSYGIYVGTKYPITKEMVEKKEHLLRFHPNFHKYPPDVNYANWPNLVKKACKKAGISVEDLNMVLFTQVRLSDIEETMKRLELPLTRTHWIMDKFGYTGSACVFMALYDALKEGKIKKGDYVAFCTSGAGYVMSASVFKWV
- the fabG gene encoding 3-oxoacyl-ACP reductase FabG, whose translation is MDRVKDKVIIITGGAGGIGKETAKLLAKEGAKVVIFDINEDRLTEAKKEIEKYGIVKAIKADVTDFKSVSDAVNKVYEKFGKIDVLINNAGITRDGFLSKMDLEDWNKVIAVNLTGVFNTTKAVVPYMLERGKGNIISISSVVGVYGNIGQTNYAASKAGIIGMTKTWAKELGRKGIRANAVAPGFIKTEMTAKVPEKVINIMIEKTPLGRMGEPEDVANLLLFLSSDESSFINGQVIGVDGGLIP
- a CDS encoding TetR/AcrR family transcriptional regulator, which gives rise to MERTLRGKRTREKILESAIATFKENGFKKASIKKIAERVGLSNASIYRYFKNKEEIYFALVKRFEDGLIEKIKEEKRGKTTLELIKSILLSYINYIRENTTLYDIFREVEFVNKDLVRDFYKKLINEIENVLKEKTKKNIDLETLSFSILGSVYFIVINYLIWDGKEIENKKLEAAFNLIESGIDRRGDFKPYIVEEREIKEKNDEILTKGEETKRKILSSAEKLFGEKGYSETQIMDIARESGIGLGTIYLYFNSKKEILWELVRYINYLLRRKSWEYTKDFNDRREIENAGFQAFFHLFRNISNDYRIVREAEFVDREIGAWYYKRLLSPYKKGLEIGMKFGEIIKTDPEALALSLMGIGHCVGMKWFVLEEGKDMSKRATLTTLNFIMHGLKGVLKEEV
- a CDS encoding acetyl-CoA hydrolase/transferase family protein; the encoded protein is MNVKEIYKRKLVSIEEALSKIKSNDTVVVALGPSQPPGLLSHLHLIKDRVENVKLITCLLLREYEFYRFVDKENAPFKMESWYLGAFERDLYKKGKITYIPNNLHAAGTDKIDSEKIDVFIGTGTPVDEKGFLSLSLSLVYEKEMIEKAKTVIIEINENLPRTFGDTQLNIEYVDYFVEYNSPLLEFPSIEPTEVEKRIGENISELIEDGSTLQLGIGGIPNAITKFLVDKRDLGIHTEMLTDGMVDLFYKGVITNQRKSVWKGKMVGTFAMGTKKLYDFIDNNISIELLRGSVVNDPYIVSKNEKMVSINTSLMVDLSGQVCSESFGVKQYTGTGGQLDTHRGAVLSKGGKGIIALRSTVKNETISTIVPALPEGSYITVPRQDVDYVVTEYGVAHLRGKSVRDRALSLIKIAHPKFREKLLFEAKKLNIV
- a CDS encoding thiolase family protein, whose protein sequence is MVDVFLSAPFRTPVGKFGGSLKDIPAPKLGGFVIEKILETTNLEPDIFDDVVMGNVILAGEKMNPSRQAAIFGGVSEKVPAMTVNRVCGSGLQAIITGIQEIQSGFSRIVIAGGMENMDQAPYLIMKGRWGYRLGDSTIYDAITRDGLNDAFYDKHSGFLTDEYLVPKYKITREEQDRFALESHRKAKRAIEEGRFKDQIVPVKLKDGVFEVDETVRFDTSLEKLSRLKPVFKKDGTITAGNAPGLNSGAAAMIISDEDTLRKYALPVFGKVISYSIKAVDPKYFGIAPVYAIRDSLEKANLTISDIDLFEINEAFAAIAIAIKKELNIPDEKLNVNGGAIALGHPIGATGAILTVKLLHELKRSGKKLGLVSLCIGGGQAISLILKKI
- a CDS encoding ABC transporter substrate-binding protein — encoded protein: MKKLLAVILVVSLALLGSIALIGSVRAGAEISIVMKIGEKKYMVNGVEREMDVAPFIENGRTLVPIRFVIEALGGEVGWDGVLRKVTVKIEGKTIELFIGKKEVYVNGKKMVIDVAPKIVPPGRTMVPLRFISETAGYFVFYDAFGRQVYIQSKLIPRKIPGVTDKEIKIGAFAALSGPVAPIGIEFVKGYKTYYNYINDNGGIYGRKIKLIVEDDQFNPAKTIAAVKRMVEVDKVFAIVGGLGTPGCLAVMDYLNENKVPFVYQGSGSSKLAYPPKKYIFAVQPNFTNEGQIMAKYVVEELKADKIAVIYETDDIGTEGLNGVKKGLEKYGKKPVIEVGFSPTEVDLTSYVLKLKQAKPDVVIMYALLKPASIILKTAYSLGLKTKFVTTYPNADPLLITLAGKEAAEGTYVSAWVFTDLKDPGVKKFYEIWDKYHPGEIPSAYAIAGWIAGEVFVEGLRRAGSPPTRERLVWALETFKHWSGMLAKDITYAPNDRSGKKSMYFMQVKDGMWTKVSDWISIGD
- a CDS encoding ABC transporter ATP-binding protein; protein product: MGELNIKNLTVKFGGVTAVKNLSIRIKEDEIHSLIGPNGAGKTTVFNTISRIVNPQSGEIYYNGTNILAESPHSIIQLGIGRTFQNLMLFKFLNVLENMLIGYHRWIKTNIFEEFLSTKRVKNFDKEGIEKAIKIAEELGFKNYLYHYPTSVPYGIQKLIDIGRVLMADPEILLLDEPTSGLTTTEKVKLKETLIKLKEERNLTLFLIEHDMSVVMDISDTVTVINFGEKIAEGKPEEIRNNSKVIEAYLGEEENAKS